One genomic segment of Terrihabitans soli includes these proteins:
- a CDS encoding DUF2155 domain-containing protein: MAQQVQQIPQRQGQPGAVPPPPAQDSAPPPERIANPVAQFSGLDKVTGRIFAFDVKIDETVQFGALQVTPRVCFTRPPTEQPETIAFVEVDEITLQNETKRIFAGWMFADSPGLNAVEHPIYDVWVTDCKGGAKVDAPEGPKLGE; the protein is encoded by the coding sequence TTGGCACAGCAGGTTCAGCAGATCCCGCAACGCCAGGGCCAGCCCGGCGCCGTGCCGCCGCCGCCCGCGCAGGACAGCGCACCGCCGCCCGAGCGCATCGCAAATCCCGTCGCGCAGTTTTCCGGTCTCGACAAAGTCACGGGACGGATTTTCGCGTTCGATGTGAAGATCGACGAGACGGTGCAGTTCGGCGCGCTGCAGGTGACGCCGCGCGTCTGCTTCACGCGCCCGCCGACCGAGCAGCCCGAGACGATCGCCTTTGTCGAAGTCGACGAGATCACGCTGCAGAACGAGACCAAGCGGATCTTCGCCGGCTGGATGTTCGCCGACAGCCCCGGCCTCAATGCGGTTGAGCATCCGATCTACGATGTGTGGGTGACGGACTGCAAAGGCGGCGCGAAGGTCGATGCGCCGGAAGGCCCCAAACTCGGCGAGTAA
- the accC gene encoding acetyl-CoA carboxylase biotin carboxylase subunit has product MFDKVLIANRGEIALRVLRACKELGIATVAVHSTADSDSMHVKLADEAVCIGPPAARDSYLNVPQLLAACEITGADAVHPGYGFLSENARFAEILDEHDIVFIGPKAEHIRVMGDKIAAKQTAKRLGIPVVPGSDGGVTEDAEALRIAKDIGFPVIIKAAAGGGGRGMKVALGEHDMSIALSTARSEAKAAFGDDAVYIEKYLQKPRHIEIQVMGDGQGNAVHLGERDCSLQRRHQKVWEEAPSPALNAEARERIGGTVAKAMADLGYLGAGTIEFLYENGEFYFIEMNTRIQVEHPVTEMITGIDLVNEQIRVAGGATLSFTQDDVKLSGHAIECRVNAENPATFRPSPGKITQWHVPGGLGVRVDSHAYQGYTIPPYYDSLAGKLIVHGKTRTECLMRLRRALDEFVVDGIETTLPLFRTLVRDPDIQDGRYDIHWLEKRLAEGLMEG; this is encoded by the coding sequence ATGTTCGACAAGGTCCTCATCGCCAATCGCGGCGAGATCGCGCTCCGGGTGCTCCGCGCCTGCAAAGAGCTCGGCATCGCAACCGTCGCCGTGCATTCCACCGCCGACAGCGACTCCATGCATGTGAAGCTCGCCGACGAGGCGGTGTGCATCGGACCGCCCGCCGCGCGCGACAGCTATCTGAACGTTCCGCAGCTTCTGGCCGCCTGTGAGATCACTGGCGCCGATGCCGTGCATCCCGGCTACGGCTTTTTGTCCGAGAATGCGCGCTTTGCCGAAATTCTCGACGAGCACGACATCGTCTTTATCGGCCCCAAGGCCGAGCATATCCGCGTCATGGGCGACAAGATCGCCGCCAAGCAGACGGCCAAGCGCCTCGGCATCCCTGTGGTGCCGGGCTCGGACGGTGGCGTGACGGAAGACGCCGAAGCCCTGCGCATCGCCAAAGACATCGGTTTCCCGGTCATCATCAAGGCGGCCGCCGGCGGCGGCGGACGCGGCATGAAGGTCGCGCTCGGCGAACACGATATGTCGATTGCGCTGTCGACCGCCCGCTCGGAAGCCAAAGCCGCTTTCGGCGACGATGCGGTCTATATCGAGAAGTATTTACAGAAGCCGCGCCATATCGAAATCCAGGTCATGGGCGACGGCCAGGGCAATGCGGTGCATCTTGGCGAGCGCGACTGCTCGCTGCAGCGCCGCCATCAGAAAGTCTGGGAAGAGGCGCCCTCGCCCGCGCTCAACGCCGAAGCGCGTGAGCGCATCGGCGGCACGGTTGCGAAAGCGATGGCCGATCTCGGCTATCTCGGCGCCGGCACGATCGAGTTTCTCTACGAGAACGGCGAGTTCTACTTCATCGAGATGAACACCCGTATCCAGGTGGAGCATCCGGTGACGGAAATGATCACCGGCATCGATCTGGTCAACGAACAGATCCGCGTTGCCGGCGGCGCGACTTTGTCCTTCACCCAGGACGATGTGAAGCTCTCGGGCCACGCCATCGAATGCCGCGTCAACGCCGAGAACCCGGCGACCTTCCGGCCCTCGCCCGGCAAGATCACGCAATGGCACGTGCCCGGCGGCCTTGGCGTGCGCGTCGACAGCCACGCCTATCAGGGCTACACGATCCCGCCCTATTACGACTCGCTTGCCGGCAAGCTCATCGTTCACGGCAAGACGCGCACCGAATGCCTGATGCGCTTGCGCCGTGCGCTCGACGAGTTCGTCGTCGACGGTATCGAGACGACGCTGCCGCTGTTCCGCACGCTTGTGCGCGATCCGGACATCCAGGACGGCCGCTACGACATCCACTGGCTGGAAAAGCGCCTCGCCGAAGGGCTGATGGAAGGCTGA
- the aat gene encoding leucyl/phenylalanyl-tRNA--protein transferase gives MTRINDVLVEITPEVLLKAYACGIFPMAESASDPGLYWIEPDRRGVIPLDKFHIPSRLARTVRADRFEIRIDHDFEGVLAGCAAPAPGRRKTWINRRIRRLYTDLFAIGHCHTVEAYEDGKLVGGLYGVRLGGAFFGESMFHKERDASKVALVHLSARLVKGGFRLLDTQFVTDHLKTFGAVDVSRRAYHALLEAALPESGDFFAWPKDMKVSGADALAALADR, from the coding sequence ATGACGCGCATCAACGATGTCCTCGTCGAGATCACGCCGGAAGTGCTGCTCAAGGCCTATGCCTGCGGCATCTTTCCGATGGCCGAAAGCGCCAGCGATCCGGGCCTCTACTGGATCGAGCCCGACCGGCGCGGCGTCATCCCGCTCGACAAGTTCCATATCCCGTCGCGCCTCGCGCGCACGGTGCGCGCCGACCGTTTTGAAATTCGCATCGACCATGATTTCGAGGGCGTTCTCGCCGGCTGCGCCGCGCCCGCCCCGGGACGGCGCAAAACCTGGATCAACCGCCGGATCCGGCGTCTTTACACCGATCTTTTCGCCATCGGCCATTGCCACACCGTCGAAGCCTATGAAGACGGCAAACTCGTCGGCGGGCTTTACGGCGTGCGGCTCGGCGGCGCTTTTTTCGGCGAGAGCATGTTCCATAAGGAGCGCGACGCCTCGAAGGTCGCTCTGGTGCATCTCAGCGCGCGTCTCGTCAAAGGCGGCTTTCGGCTGCTGGACACGCAATTCGTCACGGATCATCTGAAGACGTTCGGCGCTGTCGATGTGTCGCGCCGCGCCTATCATGCGCTGCTCGAAGCCGCGCTCCCGGAAAGCGGCGATTTCTTCGCCTGGCCGAAAGACATGAAGGTCTCGGGCGCGGATGCCCTTGCAGCCCTCGCCGACCGTTAA
- a CDS encoding sensor domain-containing diguanylate cyclase: MKLDLATLYLVSLLTTAFAGGIFLYTWRQNPAQRAVLWWGVSFLVSASGSFILALEHRLPPLIVHLVGNSAVILSYGLLWTAARHFEHREPLWNYGLAGTALWFVACALPGFANQVTASGLYTVTVLAIYVFATAFEIGRGYSEKLVSRPLATLVLTLFGLLLLSYVPVILTTDIAPAARGDNPLLGAMLLAAYLLWFAILFLLMTLVKERGELRHRVASLRDPLTGGGNRRYFMQEGAWALEKARRARQPSAVVIADLDHFKSINDTFGHATGDAVLQLFAEVARSHLDPDQVFGRLGGEEFGIFLPGSGETEALEITERIRRNFAAKALSVDGFAVSAKVSLGICLAPYSTHQLTEMLAGADSALYEAKNKGRNRVETVSFADLTAALAAMRRVAPGETTEAA, translated from the coding sequence ATGAAACTCGATCTCGCAACGCTCTATCTCGTCTCTCTCCTTACGACTGCATTTGCGGGCGGCATCTTCTTGTACACATGGCGCCAGAATCCGGCGCAGCGCGCCGTGCTGTGGTGGGGCGTCTCGTTTCTTGTTTCCGCCTCAGGCAGCTTCATTCTCGCGCTCGAGCACAGGCTGCCGCCGCTGATCGTGCATCTTGTCGGCAATTCGGCGGTGATCCTCTCCTACGGCCTGCTCTGGACCGCCGCGCGCCATTTCGAGCACCGCGAACCGCTCTGGAATTACGGCCTTGCAGGTACAGCGCTCTGGTTCGTCGCCTGCGCACTGCCCGGCTTTGCCAATCAGGTAACGGCATCGGGGCTCTATACCGTCACTGTGCTCGCCATCTATGTGTTCGCGACCGCCTTCGAGATCGGCCGCGGATACAGCGAAAAACTCGTCTCGCGGCCGCTTGCAACTCTTGTCCTCACGCTGTTCGGCCTTCTTCTTCTGTCGTATGTACCCGTGATCCTGACGACGGACATCGCACCCGCGGCGCGCGGCGACAATCCGCTGCTCGGCGCTATGCTGCTGGCGGCCTATCTTCTGTGGTTTGCGATCCTGTTTCTGCTGATGACGCTCGTGAAAGAACGCGGCGAACTGCGTCATCGCGTGGCCTCGCTCCGCGATCCTCTGACGGGCGGCGGCAATAGGCGCTATTTCATGCAGGAAGGCGCCTGGGCGCTCGAGAAGGCGCGCCGCGCCCGCCAGCCGTCCGCGGTGGTCATCGCCGATCTCGACCATTTTAAAAGCATCAACGATACGTTCGGACATGCGACGGGCGATGCGGTGTTGCAGCTCTTCGCCGAAGTCGCGCGCTCCCACCTCGATCCCGATCAGGTGTTCGGGCGGCTCGGCGGCGAAGAGTTCGGGATTTTCCTGCCGGGTTCCGGAGAGACCGAAGCGCTTGAGATCACCGAGCGCATAAGACGCAATTTTGCGGCGAAAGCTTTATCGGTCGACGGTTTTGCGGTGTCGGCGAAAGTGTCCCTGGGAATTTGCCTTGCGCCCTACAGCACGCACCAGCTGACGGAGATGCTGGCGGGCGCCGACAGCGCGCTTTATGAGGCGAAAAACAAGGGGCGCAACCGCGTCGAGACCGTCAGTTTCGCAGATCTCACGGCGGCGCTGGCGGCGATGCGGCGCGTTGCACCGGGCGAGACGACGGAAGCCGCATAA